The window CGGCCATTTCATCCCGTTTGGTGATATGACCGATACTCTCATGTTGGGCCTGTTCTGGGGTCTGCTCCATACGTTGTTATCCATCTCCTCTATTTATCATTTACGGCTCCCGCCGTCATTAACGCTTTCTTGTCCAACTCCCGGGCACAGTTGAACGGTCTGCGATAACGCAAACCGTCCTCTGTAGAACCGCCAGCAGGCAGCCCTCTAAGTTTTATATTATTGTCCAACAAAGGCAGGCATCGACTGTGACGAGAAGTTGATCGTCTGCAGCATTCTCAGCAGCGCCGTTACTGTATCAAGCGATGTCATACATACGACCCCGTTCTCTACCGCTTCACGGCGGATACGGAAGCCGTCGCGCTCCGGCGTCTTGCCTTTGGTCAGCGTATTGAAGACGAAGTTCGCTTGACCGCTGCGGATCAGGTCGAGGATGGTAGGCTCGCCTTCATCCAGCTTGTTGACATTCATCACGTTCAGGCCCGCTTGCTCAAGCGCCTGTGCCGTGCCGCCGGTTGCAATGATTTTGTAACCCATGGCGTGGAAGCCCTTCATCAGCTCTACAGCCTCAGCTTTGTCTTTGTCAGCTACTGTAACGATGATCGCACCTGTTGCCGGGATTTTCATACCCGCACCGATCAGCCCTTTATACAGCGCCTTAGCGTACAGCTTGTCGCGACCCATGACTTCACCGGTTGATTTCATTTCAGGTCCCAGTGTAGGCTCTACTCTGCGCAGCTTGGCGAAGGAGAACACCGGCACTTTAACCGACACATAGTCGCTTTCCGGCCACAGGCCTTCTGTGTAACCATCTTCCTTCAGCTTGCCGCCGAGGATGATTTTGGTTGCCAGATTAGCCATCGGAATGCCGGTTACCTTGCTCAGGAAAGGAACCGTACGCGAGGAGCGCGGATTCACTTCGATAACATATACTTCATTCTGGTAAATAACAAACTGGATGTTGACCAGTCCGATTGTTTTCAGCTCTTTGGCAATCTTGATCGTAATTTCGCTAATCTTCTGCTTCAGGCCTTCATCCAGGTACTGCGGAGGGTATACGGCGATGGAGTCGCCGGAGTGAACGCCTGCACGCTCCACATGCTCCATGATGCCCGGAATAACAACCGTTTCGCCGTCGCAGATCGCATCAACCTCGACCTCTTTACCCAGCATATAACGGTCGATCAGCACCGGGTGCTCCGGATTAACCTTCACCGCTTCAACCATATAGCTCATCAGCTCGGCATCATTGTAGACAATTTCCATTGCGCGTCCGCCCAGTACATAAGAAGGACGTACAAGCACCGGATAGCCAAGAGATTGTGCAGTTTCTACAGCCTGACTGGCATCAGTTACCGTCTTGCCTTTCGGCTGGGCGATATCGAGACGGGCCAGCAGCGCTTCGAACCGCTTGCGGTCCTCAGCTTCATCAATGCTCTCCAGGCTCGTGCCGAGAATATTGACACCGGCTGCAGCCAGCGGCGCAGCAAGGTTAATAGCCGTTTGTCCGCCGAACTGGACGATTACCCCGATCGGATTCTCCTGTTCGATAACGTTCATTACATCTTCAAAGAACAGCGGTTCAAAATACAGCCGGTCAGAGGTATTAAAGTCCGTCGATACGGTCTCCGGATTGTTATTGATAATGACAGCTTCGTAGCCGGCGTTTTGAATGGCCCACACCGCATGCACGGTGGAGTAGTCAAATTCAATCCCCTGGCCGATCCGGATCGGACCGGATCCGAGCACTATTACTTTTTGCTTATCGGAATGGGTCACTTCATTTTCTGTCTCATAGGTTGAGTAGTAGTAAGGCGTTGAAGCTTCGAACTCAGCCGCACAGGTATCTACCATCTTGAAGACTGGCGTCAGGCCCTGCTGCAGGCGCATAATACGGACATCGGCTTCCTTTGTCTGTGCCCCGCCCGGACGCCCTTCTGCACGAATTTCGGCGATGGCCCGGTCAGTAAAGCCTTTGCGTTTGGCCTGGTAGAGTGTTTCTGCACTTAACGTTTCTTCACTGCGCAGCACATCCTCGAAGTTAATCAAGCCTTCAATCTTGGACAGGAACCACCAGTCTACGTTCGTAATATCCTGAATTTCCTGCAATCCGTAGCCGCGGCGGAACGCTTCTGCGATCAGGAACAATCGCTCGTCATCAGGCTTCGCGAGGCGGGTGCGCAGCACGCTGTCTTCCAGCAGCTCTGCGCCCGGCAGACGGAAGCGGTGTACACCGATTTCCAGGGAACGGATCGCTTTATGGATCGACTCTTCAAAGGTACGGCCAATCGCCATAACTTCTCCAGTCGCTTTCATCTGTGTGCCCAGCTTGCGGTTCGCGTAAATGAACTTGTCGAACGGCCAGCGCGGGATTTTGCTGACGATGTAATCCAGTGTCGGTTCGAAGCAGGCATATGTCTGTCCGGTAACCGGATTGACGATTTCATCCAGCGTGTAGCCGAGGGCGATTTTGGCCGCCATTTTGGCAATCGGATAACCGGTCGCCTTCGAGGCCAGTGCCGAGGAACGGCTTACCCGCGGGTTTACTTCAATGACATAATATTGGTAGCTCTGCGGATCAAGCGCGAACTGCACATTACAGCCGCCTTCGATATTGAGCGCACGGATAATCTTCAGCGAAGCGCTGCGCAGCATCTGGTATTCACGGTCAGAGAGTGTCTGGCTCGGTGCTACGACGATACTGTCTCCTGTATGCACACCAACAGGATCAAAGTTCTCCATGTTGCATACTACGATACAGTTGTCATTCGCATCACGCATTACTTCATATTCTACTTCCTTCATGCCGGCGATACTCTTCTCCACCAGACATTGGCCGATCGGGCTGTAACGGATCCCCGCTTTGACCGTCTCACGCAGCTCTTCCGCGTTGTCGCAAATTCCGCCGCCTGTCCCGCCCAGGGTATAAGCCGGACGGACAATCAGCGGAAAGCCGATTTCCTCTGCAAAGCTCATAGCTTCCTCAACCGTTGTAATGATCGTGCTTTCCGGTACCGGCTGTTCCAGCTCACGCATCAGCTCCCGGAACAAGTCGCGGTCTTCCGCTTTCTCGATGGATTCCAGCTGGGTACCCAGCAGCTTAACGTTCTCCGATTCAAGCACGCCGGCACGGGCCAGCTCAACTGC of the Paenibacillus pedocola genome contains:
- the carB gene encoding carbamoyl-phosphate synthase large subunit, with product MPKNDKLKKILVIGSGPIVIGQAAEFDYAGTQACQALKEEGVEVVLINSNPATIMTDTNMADKVYIEPITLEFVTAIIRQERPDGLLPTLGGQTGLNMAVELARAGVLESENVKLLGTQLESIEKAEDRDLFRELMRELEQPVPESTIITTVEEAMSFAEEIGFPLIVRPAYTLGGTGGGICDNAEELRETVKAGIRYSPIGQCLVEKSIAGMKEVEYEVMRDANDNCIVVCNMENFDPVGVHTGDSIVVAPSQTLSDREYQMLRSASLKIIRALNIEGGCNVQFALDPQSYQYYVIEVNPRVSRSSALASKATGYPIAKMAAKIALGYTLDEIVNPVTGQTYACFEPTLDYIVSKIPRWPFDKFIYANRKLGTQMKATGEVMAIGRTFEESIHKAIRSLEIGVHRFRLPGAELLEDSVLRTRLAKPDDERLFLIAEAFRRGYGLQEIQDITNVDWWFLSKIEGLINFEDVLRSEETLSAETLYQAKRKGFTDRAIAEIRAEGRPGGAQTKEADVRIMRLQQGLTPVFKMVDTCAAEFEASTPYYYSTYETENEVTHSDKQKVIVLGSGPIRIGQGIEFDYSTVHAVWAIQNAGYEAVIINNNPETVSTDFNTSDRLYFEPLFFEDVMNVIEQENPIGVIVQFGGQTAINLAAPLAAAGVNILGTSLESIDEAEDRKRFEALLARLDIAQPKGKTVTDASQAVETAQSLGYPVLVRPSYVLGGRAMEIVYNDAELMSYMVEAVKVNPEHPVLIDRYMLGKEVEVDAICDGETVVIPGIMEHVERAGVHSGDSIAVYPPQYLDEGLKQKISEITIKIAKELKTIGLVNIQFVIYQNEVYVIEVNPRSSRTVPFLSKVTGIPMANLATKIILGGKLKEDGYTEGLWPESDYVSVKVPVFSFAKLRRVEPTLGPEMKSTGEVMGRDKLYAKALYKGLIGAGMKIPATGAIIVTVADKDKAEAVELMKGFHAMGYKIIATGGTAQALEQAGLNVMNVNKLDEGEPTILDLIRSGQANFVFNTLTKGKTPERDGFRIRREAVENGVVCMTSLDTVTALLRMLQTINFSSQSMPAFVGQ